In the Oceanibaculum indicum P24 genome, GTTTCCCAGCCGGGTTTTGCGTTCTGCCTTGCCGTGCGGCTTAGCGGAAGATGATCTCCACGCGCCGGTTCTGCGGCTCGCGGACGCCGTCGGCGGTCGGAACCAGCGGATCGGTCTCGCCACGGGCCTCGGAGCTGATCTGGCCGGCGGTGACGCCATCGGCGGTCAGCGCGGTCTGGACCGAGCTGGCGCGGCGCTGCGACAGGGCCATGTTGTAGGCGGCCGGGCCGGAGCGGTCAGCATGGCCGATCAGGTGGATACGGCTGATGCCGCCCTTCTTGGCGTTGTCGGCGGCCAGCTTCACGATCTGGCGCGCATCCGGGGTCAGGTCCGACTTGTCGAAGTCGAAGAACACCAGATAGTTGCGCGGCACCGGCTGCGGGGCCGGGGCGGCGGCAGGCGCCGGGGCC is a window encoding:
- a CDS encoding OmpA family protein; amino-acid sequence: APAPAAAPAPQPVPRNYLVFFDFDKSDLTPDARQIVKLAADNAKKGGISRIHLIGHADRSGPAAYNMALSQRRASSVQTALTADGVTAGQISSEARGETDPLVPTADGVREPQNRRVEIIFR